The following proteins come from a genomic window of Populus nigra chromosome 6, ddPopNigr1.1, whole genome shotgun sequence:
- the LOC133696094 gene encoding caffeoyl-CoA O-methyltransferase-like yields MAFVLPSKGILQSEALKKYIYETSAYPGEHEQLKELREATAKKYGNLSEMAIPVDAGRFLSMLMKIMNPKRTLEVGVFTGYSLLSTALALPNESQITAIDMDREAYEVGLPCIQKAGMENKIKFIQADAISVLNEMLNNDMQPEFDFAFVDADKPNYKHYHEQLLKLVKIGGVIAYDNTLWFGLVAKEEDEVPEHLRTIRTVIMEFNKLISSDPRIEISQVSVGDGVTLCRRLY; encoded by the exons ATGGCTTTCGTTTTACCTTCGAAAGGAATTCTCCAAAGCGAGGCGCTCAAAAAG TACATATATGAAACTAGTGCATATCCTGGGGAGCATGAGCAACTAAAGGAGCTACGAGAAGCAACGGCAAAAAAATATGGCAACTT AAGTGAGATGGCTATACCAGTTGATGCAGGGCGTTTCCTATCAATGCTTATGAAAATCATGAATCCCAAGAGGACTCTGGAGGTTGGTGTCTTTACAGGCTATTCTCTCCTTTCCACTGCACTCGCCTTGCCTAATGAAAGCCAG ATAACAGCGATAGACATGGATCGAGAAGCTTATGAAGTTGGATTACCATGCATTCAAAAGGCTGGCATGgagaataaaatcaaattcattcAAGCAGATGCCATCTCAGTTTTAAATGAAATGCTAAACAAT GATATGCAGCCAGAATTTGACTTTGCGTTCGTAGACGCTGACAAGCCTAACTACAAGCATTATCATGAGCAATTATTGAAACTGGTTAAGATTGGAGGTGTGATTGCTTATGATAACACACTGTGGTTTGGCTTGGTTGCAAAAGAAGAAGACGAGGTGCCAGAGCATTTGAGGACTATCAGGACAGTCATCATGGAATTCAATAAACTAATAAGCTCCGATCCCCGTATAGAGATTTCCCAAGTTTCCGTTGGTGATGGTGTTACACTATGCAGGCGCCTTTACTGA